The Streptococcus viridans genome contains the following window.
AGGGCTTGCAAGAAACACCAGAACGTATTGCCAAGATGTACCAAGAGATTTTTGCAGGTCTCAACCAAACTGCGGAAGTCCACCTATCAAAATCTTTTGAGATTGTGGACAACAATATGGTGGTAGAAAAGGATATCTTCTTCCACTCGATGTGTGAACACCATTTCTTGCCCTTCTATGGCAAGGTCCACATTGCCTATATCCCAAATGGGCGCGTAGCGGGCCTCTCTAAGCTAGCTCGGACAGTGGAAGTGTACGCCAAAAAGCCTCAAATCCAGGAGCGCTTGACAGTGGAAATCGCGGATGCCTTGATGGAGTATCTGGGAGCGCAGGGAGCCCTTGTCTGGGTGGAAGCAGAGCACATGTGCATGAACATGCGTGGGGTACGCAAACCAGGGACAGCTACTGTAACGACAGCAGCGCGTGGCTTGTTCGAGACAGATAAAGACTTGAAAAACGAAGCCTATAAACTGATGGGACACTAATCCCTAGATAAACTGAGGTGACGATGGTGGATCAATTACGGATCAAAGATTTGGAAATTTATGCTTATCATGGTGTGTTTTCCGCTGAAAAGGAATTGGGGCAACGCTTTGTCCTGGATGTCTGTGTCGATTATGAGATGACAAAGTCTGCTCGGACGGGCGATTTGACGGCTTCAATCCATTATGGAATCTTAGCAGAGCAACTGACAAATTGGGTTCAAGCTGAGAAAATTGATTTGATTGAGACAGTAGCTTTTCAGCTTGTGGAGAAGATTTTTGCAACCTATGACTTTGTCAAAAAGGTTCGACTTGAGCTGAAAAAACCTTGGGCGCCAGTTCCTCTACCTTTGGATACTTGTTCGGTCACGATTGAACGAGAAAAA
Protein-coding sequences here:
- the folE gene encoding GTP cyclohydrolase I FolE, translating into MDTKKIQEAVKMIIDAVGEDGSREGLQETPERIAKMYQEIFAGLNQTAEVHLSKSFEIVDNNMVVEKDIFFHSMCEHHFLPFYGKVHIAYIPNGRVAGLSKLARTVEVYAKKPQIQERLTVEIADALMEYLGAQGALVWVEAEHMCMNMRGVRKPGTATVTTAARGLFETDKDLKNEAYKLMGH